A DNA window from Aquarana catesbeiana isolate 2022-GZ linkage group LG01, ASM4218655v1, whole genome shotgun sequence contains the following coding sequences:
- the LOC141123836 gene encoding E3 ubiquitin-protein ligase TRIM39-like, whose protein sequence is MASADLRKELECYVCLNMYTDPVTLKCGHNFCRDCIGRVLDTQERSGGYSCPECREEFQDRPALHRNITLRNIVENFLSTHPDQEESGVFCTYCIHTPVPAVISCLMCKAFLCVNHLTIHSKSPEHVLCVPTTSLENRKCSVQHSHLQAGGPNIGAVQQTSGVSGVTDILLDVRTAGHLLHISDDRKTASWSSSHQHRPKTPEKFQGPQVMSSQRFSSGRHYWEVDVGGAEYWRVGMCYPSIDRRGNQSRIGYNQKSWSLERWGLWGNQFSVIHDSNEIRLPGGVSSRRVRIDLDYEAGRISFYDLCDPIRHLHTFTTTFTEPLHAGVWVGGGCIKICGGNQK, encoded by the coding sequence atggcgtctgctgatctaAGGAAGGAGCTGGAATGTTACGTCTGTCTGAACATgtatacagatcctgtaaccctgaaatgtggacacaacttctgccgggactgtattggtcgtgtgttggatacacaggagaggtctggaggttattcctgtcctgaatgtagagaagagttccaggatcggcctgcactgcacaggaacataacactacgtaacatagtggagaatttcctgtccactcatccagatcaggaggagtccggggtcttctgtacttactgtattcacactcctgtacctgctgtgataTCCTGTCTGATGTGTAAAGCTTTTCTGTGTGTCAATCACCTGACAatccacagcaagtcaccagaacacgtcttatgtgtcCCCACCACTTCtctggagaacaggaaatgctccgtccaacACTCACACCTCCAGGCTGGAGGACCAAATATTGGGGCTGTACAGCAAACATCAGGGGTGTCGGGGGTTACAGACATTttactggatgtgaggacagctgGTCATCttctacatatatcagatgacaggaaaactgcatCCTGGTCATCATCACATCAGCATCGCCCAAAAACACCAGAGAAGTTTCAGGGtcctcaggtgatgagcagtcagaggttctcctcggggagacattactgggaagtggatgtcgggggggcAGAGtactggagagtcgggatgtgttaccccagtatagacaggagaggaaATCAGTCAAGGATTGGATATAATCAGAAGTCCTGGAGTTTGGAGAGGTGGGGGTTGTGGGGTAATCAGTTCTCAGTGATACATGACAGTAATGAGATCCGATTACCCGGCGGTGTCTCCAGTAggagagtcaggatagatctggattatgaggccgggcggatctccttttatgatctgtgtgacccgatccgacatctccacaccttcaccaccaccttcactgagcccctccatgctggggtatGGGTAGGgggaggttgtata